From Labrus bergylta chromosome 22, fLabBer1.1, whole genome shotgun sequence, one genomic window encodes:
- the eif4e2rs1 gene encoding eukaryotic translation initiation factor 4E family member 2 related sequence 1 has translation MNQLERPKDEEEEESDCLHDDSDGTNNNNNNNRRKMVSPGAGEHPLQYNYTFWYSRRTPSRPASSTSYEQNIRQIGTVASVEQFWRFYSHLVRPGDLSGHSDFHLFKEGIKPMWEDDSNRSGGKWIIRLRKGLASRFWENIILAMLGEQFMVGEEICGAVVSIRFQEDILSIWNRTSNDQTTTARIRDTLRRVLNLPTNTIMEYKTHNDSLRDNSSFRNTKISL, from the exons atGAATCAGCTGGAGCG TCccaaagatgaggaggaggaggagtcagactgtctccatgacgacagTGATgggaccaacaacaacaacaacaacaacagacgcAAG ATGGTGAGTCCAGGTGCAGGTGAACATCCTCTGCAGTATAATTACACGTTTTGGTACAGCAGAAGAACTCCGAGTCGACCTGCGAGCTCTACAAGCTACGAACAAAACATCCGTCAGATCGGCACTGTGGCAtcg gtgGAGCAGTTCTGGAGGTTTTATAGTCACCTGGTCCGTCCAGGTGATCTGAGTGGTCACAGTGACTTTCATTTATTCAAGGAGGGAATCAAACCCATGTGGGAG GATGATTCTAACCGCAGCGGGGGGAAGTGGATCATTCGTCTGCGTAAAGGTTTGGCGAGTCGTTTCTGGGAGAACATCATCCTGGCCATGTTGGGCGAGCAGTTCATGGTGGGCGAGGAGATCTGTGGAGCCGTCGTGTCCATACGCTTCCAG GAGGACATCCTGTCGATCTGGAACAGAACATCTAACGATCAGACGACCACGGCGAGAATCAGAGACACGTTAAGAAGAGTCCTGAACCTCCCGACCAACACCATCATGGAGTACAAGACGCACAACGACAGCCTCAG GGACAACTCGAGCTTCAGGAACACAAAGATTTCCCTCTGA